CTTGCTTAAATTCTAGGGCATTATTGAATATTTTGGTATCTACTTCTGCTTCTTCCTCAGTCGATATTTTACGATTGAGGTTCTGCATATAATGGTTCAAATCGGTCAGACCAAAGGCAGGTTTTTCTTCCGAATATTCTAATCGAAGTATGTGTTTGATAAACCAGCTCGATAACCCTACAATAGCCCATACTAAAGGATACATCAAGGTATAAATAATCCAAATCGGAATAGCTAGCACTTCCAGAAAACCATCGGGATTCAATAAGAAAACACTTTTGGGGGTAAATTCGGACGTACCCAATATAATAACCGTACCAATCAACGAGGCTATAATACCAGGAACAAGCCCTGTGCCGAACATCGGCAAGTAATGCTCGATTTGATGATGTAAATAACCTTCCATAAATATACCATAAGCTACCAACGACAAGGTATTACCTATGAGCATTGTACCTATAAATGTAGAAGGGTTTTTGATAAATCTAGAAATAATTTGTCCAGTGATAACACCTTGTTTGGCCTGAAGCTCAAAATACAGCTTATTGGCTGAAACAAACGCCATTTCAACACCTGAAAAGAATGCTGAAAAAACCATTGATACTATAATTCCTAATGCTTGTTGGGAGTCCATCTCGGATTGATTTCAATTAAGGTTAGAGATAACCGATATACTTTAAACCTGAAAATAAACCTTCTCTAAACTACAATTTGCATTTTTTTGGTCAAATTTCAAAAAGAAAGAGCGATTTATCAAACCGCTCGACCCAAAATTTAATATATGTCCTGTTATTTCTTACCTTTTGTCAGGGCTTTTCGCTGTAACTTTTTGGTGTCTTGAGCTGCCTTAGTATTTTTTTCTTGGTTACTTTCTTCTTCTTTTTTTAAGCGAATTTGTTTGACATACTGAAAGTAAAACAAACAGCCAACGGCCATCATCAACCAACTATAGTGGTAGAAAATGCGTGTCCAAAAGGTATCTATTTCGGGCGGTGTACCTGCTCGTAAATCTAGTACCCAAATAATGATAAAACCTATAGCTGCCGAAAGCAGGAGTATTTCTTTTTTACTCATGAATAAATACGAATTAGATATGGAGTAGTGCCATATTGACAGGTACAAAGCCTTATAGGAGGCATTGTACCTGTTCAATTTTTGCACAAAATATTGCGATAATACCTTATGACAACCCTTTGTCTCGCATTAATCTAAACTCACGATAACGACGTATGATAGCCATTACAAAACCCACAATCAAGACCAGTGTACCTATCCACAAAAGATTGATAAGAGGTTTTTCGTAAGCTTTCAAGACAATAAAGTCGCGCTGAGTTGTATTAATAGCAAAGGTGAATTTACCTGTTTTAGGATCGATATTAGTAAATCTTGCTCTTACTCCTACCTCATCGTTTTCGACAGGAGGCATGGCTATCATCCCATCACGAATCACAAATACAGGTTTTACTTCGTAAGGGTGAAAATCTTTACCAATAATCAAAATTTTGGCCTGTACAGCAGCATCGTTGTTGGCCAATGGCTTTCCTTCAAATGATTCTACACGACGGACATCGTCAAGTACCGCTACGTAGTCGTTCAAGAAGAAGGTGTCTTTTACGGCCACTGTAAAGTTTTCGGTTTTGCTCCACTCTTTTTCTTCCAAATTAGGAGCTAAAGCCACATACGTGTACAAATCGCCCAAAGCTGTATGCTTCAATGCTGGCGAGGCAGCATTGCCCATTTTCTTGTTGATTTGGAAACGAGGGAATAGAGTAGTTACCTGCCCTTGTTTATCTCTAAAATCAATTTCGTAATATTTATTTTCAGGGAACACAGGCAATGTATCGCCTTTCGAATAATACTTTTTACCCTGCTGCTGAATATCTTCTAAGGCTACTGCATGAAAATCATTCTCAATCATTTCTACCTGACTTGGCAATAAGTATTCAGGTAGTTCACGTCCTTCTACTCTTACACCTTTATAAGTAAGGGTATATTCGCCCATTTCCTGTGGGGTATTGAGCCACAGCAAAACATTCTCTTTGTTTTCTTTGTCATTGTTTTTGGTAAAAGCTTCATCTTTATTAGAAATGGCAAAACCACTGGTATTCAACGAAACAACTTTTGAATAACCCGACGAAAACAAGATACCCAACAACATCAAAGCAATACCGATGTGAGTAACGGCACCTCCCGATAATTTGTAATTACCACGCATGATATTCAACAAAATACTAGCGTTGGTAATTAGGGCAAAAATACCTGCAAACATCAAGGCTATATAAGTAGGGTTTTCAAAAAAATCGCCTAAACGCAATTTGGTAGTAGCAAAAATACCCAAAAAAGTAAGTACCAACGAAACCAATGTAGGCGTAAGCAAATGCTGGCTAAGGCTTTCTTTTTTCACTTTTTTCCACCAGAAAAACTGTCCTATACCCGAAAATATCGCTATTCCTACAGCAAACCACAATTGGAATTTTGAATAATAAGTAGCAGCGTCGGCTGGAGGGGCAAGGTTTGATACAAAACCCAATGCTTCTACTATTTTGTTATATACAGGCAATGAAGTAGCAGATAAAATCTGAAAAGAAGACAAACACAACGTAGTTGCTCCCATAAAAATCCAAAACTCACGACTATAAGTCGAAACCTCCTTCTCGTCGGTTGGGATATTTTTCCAGCGGTAGGCCAACAAGGCTATTGAGGCTACCAAGAAAAACAAAAGATATAACAGCAACTGACCCGACAAACCTAAATCGGTAAATGAGTGAACAGAGGCTTCGCCCAATACACCACTACGATTCAGGAAGGTAGAATATAATACCAAAATAAAGGTTACAATAACCAAAATAAACGAAATACGCAAAGCAGATTCATTGGTTTTGTAGACAATCATACAGTGAATAGCCGCTACCAATACCAACCAAGGTACTAAAGATGCGTTTTCGACAGGGTCCCAGTTCCAGTAACCGCCAAAATTGAGGGTTTCGTAAGCCCAATACCCCCCCATAATAATACCAACACCCAGTACCAATGCCGAAAACAAAGACCAAGGTAAGGCAGGACGAATCCATTCTTTGAACTCACCTCGCCACAAACCCGCAATTGCATAAGCAAATGGAATCAATGTTGTAGCAAAGCCCAAAAACAAAGTTGGCGGGTGAATAACCATCCAATAGTTTTGTAACAATGGGTTTAGGCCACGGCCATCGTCAGGTACAAAATTGGCATTCATTTTCCAAACAGGCAGGTCGGGCATAGCTTCACGCATCAACAAAAATGGCGATGAACCAATTTTGAAATCGATAACAGGCAATACAATTCCCAAAATCATAGAACAAAGAAATGCTTGTACCGAAGCAAATACCACCATTAAAGGTGCTTCCCAATTACGATTAGTTTTGATTAGGATAACCCCTAAAACAGCATGCCAGAAAATCCAAAGTAAAAAACTACCCTCTTGACCTTCCCAAAAACACGATACGATATAATAAACAGGAAGAGCTTTTGAAGAGTGCGACCATGCGTATTGATACTCGAAATAGTGGTTATAAATAATAGTATAAAGAGCGGCAATAACACCTACTACCGAAATACCATGAAGATAAAAAGTATATCGAGAAAACTTTCTCCACGATTCTTGTTCACTTAAATCTTTTGTTTGCAGTGATTTAAAGTAGCCAATTGTAGCAATCACCGATGTCACGAATGATATAATGATGCACAAATGACCGACATTTCCAATACTTGTATGTAACATTGCTGATTGATGGGTTTG
The DNA window shown above is from Flectobacillus major DSM 103 and carries:
- the ccsA gene encoding cytochrome c biogenesis protein CcsA produces the protein MLHTSIGNVGHLCIIISFVTSVIATIGYFKSLQTKDLSEQESWRKFSRYTFYLHGISVVGVIAALYTIIYNHYFEYQYAWSHSSKALPVYYIVSCFWEGQEGSFLLWIFWHAVLGVILIKTNRNWEAPLMVVFASVQAFLCSMILGIVLPVIDFKIGSSPFLLMREAMPDLPVWKMNANFVPDDGRGLNPLLQNYWMVIHPPTLFLGFATTLIPFAYAIAGLWRGEFKEWIRPALPWSLFSALVLGVGIIMGGYWAYETLNFGGYWNWDPVENASLVPWLVLVAAIHCMIVYKTNESALRISFILVIVTFILVLYSTFLNRSGVLGEASVHSFTDLGLSGQLLLYLLFFLVASIALLAYRWKNIPTDEKEVSTYSREFWIFMGATTLCLSSFQILSATSLPVYNKIVEALGFVSNLAPPADAATYYSKFQLWFAVGIAIFSGIGQFFWWKKVKKESLSQHLLTPTLVSLVLTFLGIFATTKLRLGDFFENPTYIALMFAGIFALITNASILLNIMRGNYKLSGGAVTHIGIALMLLGILFSSGYSKVVSLNTSGFAISNKDEAFTKNNDKENKENVLLWLNTPQEMGEYTLTYKGVRVEGRELPEYLLPSQVEMIENDFHAVALEDIQQQGKKYYSKGDTLPVFPENKYYEIDFRDKQGQVTTLFPRFQINKKMGNAASPALKHTALGDLYTYVALAPNLEEKEWSKTENFTVAVKDTFFLNDYVAVLDDVRRVESFEGKPLANNDAAVQAKILIIGKDFHPYEVKPVFVIRDGMIAMPPVENDEVGVRARFTNIDPKTGKFTFAINTTQRDFIVLKAYEKPLINLLWIGTLVLIVGFVMAIIRRYREFRLMRDKGLS